The sequence below is a genomic window from Nostoc flagelliforme CCNUN1.
ATTTTCTGGTTGCAGTGGCAGCTATTTAATTATCTTAAAATTCTCAATTGTAAGATATCTTTCTTCATCAGCTATCTGACTGTTGTAATCAATATCAATTTGGGTTGGATAACCGAATCTAGCATTGTACCGCACATTCAGACTGAAGGCTTTACGGTTGATAGCATCTTGAATCACATCAAACAGCTTAGGAATTGTGTTGTAATTTTGAAAGAATTCTGGATTAACTGCTTGACCTGTAGCTACAGAAGTGATAGAAGTTGTTTGACCATTACGTACTTCAATTACTACTGGCCCCCTAGCATCGCCTATACAAAAGCAACTATTGCTAAGTTCATAACTATAGTTGGAAATATTTTGCTGATTCCAGAAGCGGCGATTAAATTCTAATCGCTTTTCTAATCGCCTTAAATTCAAATTATTTTTCGTTGGCGATTGTGCTATCTCTATGGAAGATTGGGACATTACTGGTAGGTTCAGTCCGAAAGATAGCAATAATCCGGCACTGATAATGATAGGTAAACGCATATCAATCCCTTGAATTTCAAAAGTATTATATATGTATTATAGATGAATTTATCTACTTAGGGAGATCCAACAAATAAAATGCCCAGCCGTCGCTTTCGCCTTGAGGGCGAAAGCGCCTAGATATATCGGTTGTGCCAAAAATATTATTGATACGGCTGGGCATTTTATTTTCTGGAAGTGCCTTATCCACATAACGTGAAAAGTCAGGCCCCTTAAGAGCTAGCGTTGGAGAGTAAGACTCAAAGCCTCTTTCCTAAAAGGAGAGAGGTTTGGAGAGAGGTTAAAGTGTATTGCATCCAAACAAGAGCGCTATATTTAAGTACACTTTATATTTTTATTAAAATTCATCAGTGGGTAGCCAAGGGCAAATAGCAAATTTATGACTCTACGGAACTGGTTGGTGAGTGTAATCTATAGCTAAATCAGATCCGATGCGTTGGCGCAGCCCGCACTTCTCTTCTTAGGCTGCGCCCTAAGCGTAGCTATGCCGCAGGCTTTACGGCATACTTCGACTGCGCTCAGTACAAGAGGCTCAGTAACCACCGTAGGCATCGCATACGTGCGAAAATATTTTCTCTATGCTGTAGAATCTTTACTGTAAAAAACAAATATGAATGAGCCACAAACTTGGTATATTGTCAAGCATTCTGCTGGTAACTGCAAAATTGTCCCCAGCAACAAAGCTGAAGACGATAATCTAGAGATTATAGAACAGTGGGGGCCTTTTAGTTCGCAAGAAGAAGCGATCGCTCGGCGTGTCGGACTTATTAGGGCAGGAAAGTGCCAACCAGTTTAAGTTAGGAGTTAGGAGTTCACAATGATTGTTTTTATTCCTAACTCCTCACTATTCACTCCTAACTTTATTCCTAACTCCTCACTATTCACTCCTAACTTTATCCTTAACTCCTCACTATCCACTTCTAACTTTATTCTTAACTCTTCATTTTTCTGCTGTGGCTGCGCCCTGAGCAGCAATTTTTTTACCTATCACGTCCACTGCTTTAGCAAATTGAGGGTCTTTTAGGGTAGCGAGTTTGTCACGTTCGTTGAGCCACAAATCCTGTCGCTGGGCATCTGTCAAATCCACTTTCACATCTGGATCAATACCATGCTTATTAATATCTCTATCATTAGGCGTATGGTATTTAGCAATTGTCACCGCTAATCCTGAGCCATCTTCTAAGGGACGTACCGATTGCACTAATCCCTTACCAAAGGTTTGAGTTCCCACCAAAGTAGCACGTTTGTTGTCCTGCAACGCTCCTGAAAGGATTTCGCTGGCACTGGCTGAACCTTTATCCACTAATATTACCAACGGTTTATTTGTCAGAGCGCGTCCGTTTGCCACTTCTCGCTCTCGCTCACCTTGGCGGTCAATGGTAGAAACAATTGTGCCTTTATTCAGCCACATCCGGGCAATGTCTACACTGGAGAAGAGTAAGCCACCTGGATTACCACGCAGATCAAGGATATATCCAGCTACTCGTTTGCTTTCTAAATCTTTGATAGCGGTTTGCATTTCTTTACTAGCATTAGCGCTGAACTGGTTCAGACGAATGTAGCCAAGGTTACCTGCTGGAGTTTTCTTTTGGGAAAATTTAACTGGATGAATTTCAATCCGCGCCCTTTTGATGTCAAACTGTTTTGTCTGACCATTGCGCTGAATCGTTAAGCTGACTTTCGATCCTGCTTCACCTCGGATTAGGGATACTGCCTGATTAGTATCCATCCCCTTGGTATTTTTGCCGTCGATTTTGAGGATGACATCTTTTGCCAAAACACCAGCTTTAAAAGCTGGTGTATCTTCGATGGGCGCAATTACAACCAATTGCTTGGTTTTTTCATCCTGGCTGATCGTGATCCCAATCCCTGTCAATTCTCCAGAGGTATCCACTTGCATATTCTTGAATTCCGCTGGGTCCATAAACCGGGTGTATGGGTCTTCTAGCTTTTTGAGCATTTCCCGAATGGACTTATACGCTTCTTGCGGATTACTGTAGGACTTGCTTAAGTACTCCTTACGAACAGCCTGCCAATCTACCTGATTAAAAGTACCGTCTACATATTGGCGTTGAACAATTTGCCAAACTTCATCTACTAATTCTTTGGGACTTGCTTTAAATAAAGCCTGACCTCGCGAATGAATGCCAAGGCTAGTAACAGCGATCGTGGAGAGTGTCACTGCCGTAGCACCCAAAACAAGCCTACTTTTTGTAATCACCATAATGACAGCTGCGTCAGAGGGAAAATATATAGTCAGTATGCTCAATCTAACACAGGCTACCACTGTACAGACCGAGTATGTATCCTTAATTTAAACAAAATACTTGACAATCAGACGAACTTGGTAGTTAAAAGATACAAAGTTTTTGGGCATTGGGCATTGAGCATTAGGAAGAGGACTTGGGGACAAGGAGAAAGACTTGTTGCAAGTTCTCACCTCTTGTCTACCTTCTCCCCAATTCTCCCTCATCTCCTTCATCTCCCCCTGCTCTCCTTACGGTTCTACCCAGCGTTCATCTCCTTTAATGAGGTTAATTAATTCCTCTACACCTTTATCTTCTGGGACTTTTTTAATTTCCTCTCTGCCACGATACAGAGAAATATAACCAGGTGTTTTGCCAACATAACCATAGTCGGCATCCGCCATTTCTCCGGGACCATTGACAATACAACCCATAACCGCTATATCAAGACCAGTTAAGTGTTTAGTGGCTTCCCGAACTTTGTGCAGCACTTCCTCTAGGTTAAACAAAGTGCGTCCACAGGAAGGACAAGCAACATATTCCACCATCGTTTTTCGCAATCCCAAAGCTTGGAGAATGCTGTAACAGACGGGAATTTCTTTTTCTGGTGCTTCTGTAAGTGACACGCGAATTGTATCGCCAATGCCATCAGCAAGTAAGGTAGCAATACCAGCCGTGGATTTAATTCGCCCGTATTCGCCATCACCGGCTTCCGTAACGCCTAAATGTAGCGGATAATCCATACCCAGTTCATCCATGCGCTTGGCTATAAGACGATAGGCGGCTAGCATCACTGGTACTCGTGAGGCTTTCATGGAAATTACCAAGTTGCGGAAATCCAAGGATTCACAGATGCGAATGAATTCTATGGCAGATTCCACCATGCCTTCTGGTGTGTCACCGTAGGTAAATAGCATCCTTTCAGCGAGGGAACCGTGATTTACCCCAATTCGCATCGATTTACCTTGATCGCGCAAAGAAACTACTAGAGGTTCTAGGGTTTCGCGGATTTTTTCGCCAATTTCGTCAAATTCGGCTTTAGTATACTCGGTTCGATTGACGTTGGGCTTTTCAAAGACATATAACCCCGGATTAATCCGCACTTTTTCTATGTGCTTGGAGACTTCCAGAGCGATTTTTAGCCCATTGTGATGGACATCAGCCACAATGGGCACGTCTTGGTAAGTTTTTATTAATTTTTGTTTGATTTCTGCTAATGCTTTAGCATGAGCCATACTCGGCACTGTGACACGGACAATTTCGCAGCCAATTTCGTGCAGACGACGAATACCAGCCACGGAACCATCAATATCAAGGGTGTCTTCGTTAATCATTGACTGCACTACAACAGGGTAGCCACCGCCAATGGTGACATTTCCCACCTTTACGGGACGGGTTTTACGCCGCTTGATAGTTGTATCAAAGGTAGATTGACTGGATGTAGTATTTGAAGTATCTACTATGGGCAGAGTTTGCATAACCTGATTAGGTAAATTTGCTGTCGTTAAAATATCAGATTTGATAAATCTCTGTTTCCCAGATTGCCACAGCTAGGACTTTTTTGGACGATTAATATAGAAAAAAAATGGAGAATGAGACAAGCAAAGAAATAAAGAGCAATTGAGGAGTTTTGCTTATTTGTAAAGATATGCAGCTTAAAAATATTTTAAATGAGTAGCTTGAGTAGCGATCGCTCTCTTACTGAGTTATAAATACTACTAATACATGGTAATTTTATGACCCAACCTGCAATAGCTGTAATTCACTCAATTCCTGATGGTGCGGCTTTAATTACCACTGTACTCTGTGAGTATTCAATTCCCAAGCCTCATAGCTGTAAGTTATACAAACGAGGTCTAAACGATACTTACCTAGTGACAACCGAGAGAGAAAACTATATTTTGCGAGTTTATCGACGTGGGTAGAGGAATAAAGAAGAAATTGATTTTGAACTGGAATTACTACTATTTTTGCATGAGCAAAAACAGCCAGTTGCATACCCTATTGCTAGAAAAAATGGAAGCTTTACTACAAATATTTTAGCGCCTGAAGGCGTGCGCTATATAGCAGTATTTAATTACGCACCTGGACACGCAACTGATGACAAAATTGTTTAGCCTGTCTAAATCCGCAATTACGCTCTCTGGTTGAGCAACCTTTTTGAGAAAACTTGGGGATTGAAATTATAGATGTTATTACAGAATAAAAGCGGCTGTAATTATGAACACCCAAATAACACCCCAACTACCAATTCCCCCACACTTTAACCCTGAAGAAGTGGGCGAAGTCTGGCGCGTATCTTACCAAGAACGTGCCGTCGAAGCTGAAATCTGGGCAAAACAACACGATATTAAACCTGCATCTTCTGATAAAAGCCGTATTTGCCTACTGTTAATTGATGTCCAAAACACCTTCTGTATTCCAGGATTTGAATTATTTGTAAGTGGAAAATCTGGTACTGGAGCAGTGGATGATAACGTGAAATTGTGTGAATTTATATATCAGAATTTGGGAGTAATTACAAAGATTGTACCTACTCTAGATACCCACACGGCAACGCAAATCTTCCATCCTATTTTTTGGGTGAACGCCGCCGGAGAACATCCTACTCCAGCAGCGACTAACATTACCCCAACAGACATCGAACAAGGTATTTGGAAAGTTAATCCAGCAGTTGCTGACAGTGTTACAAATGGGGATTATGAATTATTAGAAAAACATACTTACCATTATGTTAAGCAACTCAGTCAAGATGGTAAATATCCCCTGACAGTTTGGCCTTATCATTCTATGTTGGGTGGTATTGGTCATGCTTTAGTTTCATCAGTAGAAGAAGCCATATTTTTCCACGGCATTGCTCGTCAGAGTCAGACGCAATTTGAAATCAAAGGTGAAAATCCCTTAACAGAAAACTATTCCATTTTGCGTCCAGAGGTGTTAGAAGATTTTGAGCAACGTCCACTTGGCCAAAAAAACACGCGCCTGATTAAACAACTTTTAGAATATGATGCAGTAATTATTGGTGGTCAAGCTAAAAGTCATTGCGTAGCCTGGACAATTGACGATTTATTAACGGAAATTAAACAGGTAGATGCCACCCTTGCTCAAAAAATCTATCTCTTAGAAGATTGCACTTCCCCCGTCGTCGTTCCAAATATTGTGGACTATACAGAACAGGCAGATGCAGCATTTGCAAGGTTTGCAGAGGCAGGAATGCAGATTGTAAAATCTAGCGAATTTGGGAATTGGGCATCGGGCATTGGGCATTGAGTTTAGTAATCTCTCTCATCCCCATTCCCTCACTTCTTTAAATAACTTTTTGGATCTTGTGCTACCCAACCCAGAGATGAGCTAGAACGCACTTCAAAATGGAGGTGCGGTTGACTGGAGGTTGGTTGTCCACTAGTGCCTACTGTTCCCAGTAAGTCTCCTTTTTTTAGTTGTTGACCCACAGTAACCTTGATACTGTCAAGCTGGGCATAGCGGCTTTGGAGTCCGCCACTGTGGTTAATAATGACCAACTTGCCGTATGAACCTTGGTCATTAGCAAAGGCTACGGTTCCAGGCGCGATCGCTAGCACATCTGTACCAACTGGTGCTAATAAATCAACACCACTATGGAAGAAAACTTGACTTGTAGCAGGATTAATTTGCCAGCCGTAAGCTAATCCCACATTTCCCACTTCCCCCAAAGGATAGCCAGACAGGGATGCACGATTTGGCGTACCTGCATTAGTAGGTACAGGGGACTTAGTTACAACACCATTGGGCGACCAATTTACCCCCGGAACAAACACAACTCTGGGATCTTGTTGGCAGCCATTCACCTCAAAAAGGCTATCAGCACGAACTTTGTATTGTGCTGCCACTTGTCGCCAAGTTTGACCGCGAGGTACTTCGACGACAATCCCATTGTAGGGAGGAATCTGAAGTACACTACCAACGGTTGCGATCGCACCGCTCTGCAAAGCTGGATTCATGCCGATAATAGTTGTAGGTATGAGATTGTAGCGCTGGGCTATGCTCTCCAAAGTTTCGCCACGAACAACTTTATGGCGTTGGAAGCGAGATAGGGCTGGAGTTGGGCAACCACCCACAGCAGCCTTGGCGCTGTTGATGTTTGGCTGTATTGATACTAAGCTCAAGGCGCTAACTAAGCTACAGAGAATCAGTTGACGAAAGGGTAAAGTCATGTATACAGGTCAAGATCGCATTATTAAATTTTAGATGGGAAGAGTGGGGAGTGGGGAGTGGAAGGGCAGGGAGAGCAGGGGAAAATGAGGCAGACAAGAAGAATAACCAATGCCCAATGCCCAATGCCCAATGCTCCATGCCCAATTCCTCGTAAATTGATCTGTCCACTTGCCGTTAGCTTGACTACACTTAGAAATTAGCAACTGCATTTCTGTCCTTAAGCAGAATGATTATGAAGTTATCCTTAAAGCAACTGGCGGTTTATGTATTTTTACTGGCGTTTGGCTGTGGTGCAGGTTTATTTGGCAGTCGCTATCTCCTGCTCAAAAATTCTTCGTTCCAACAGTTAAAAAATGTAACAATGGCTTCGCCTCCAGAATCTGTAGTGCCAAATTCTTCTAACGGAGTGATTGGGGCTACTGGGGGCGATAATGTGAATTTTATTGCGACGGCAGTGCAAAAAGTTGGGCCGGCTGTGGTGCGAATTAATGCCACTCGCAAAGTTGCCAATCCTATCTCTGACGCTTTGAAAAATCCCCTCTTGCGGCGATTTTTTGGAGAGGATGAGCAACCAATTCCTCAAGAACGCATTGAGCGGGGTACAGGATCGGGATTTATTTTGAGCGAAGATGGAGACTTACTCACCAACGCTCATGTAGTAGCAGATACAGATACAGTACAAGTCACCCTCAAAGATGGCCGGAGTTTAGAGGGGAAGGTGGTAGGAGTTGATTCGGTGACAGATGTGGCGGTGGTAAAAATAAAAGCGGATCATTTACCGACGGTGAAGCTGGGGAATTCGCAAAACTTAATACCAGGACAATGGGCGATCGCGATTGGCAATCCTCTAGGTTTAGATAATACTGTCACTATCGGCATCATTAGCGCTACAGATCGCACCAGCACTCAAGTTGGTGTCCCAGATAAGCGAGTCAGCTTTATCCAAACTGATGCCGCAATTAACCCTGGTAATTCTGGTGGCCCCTTGTTAAACGCCCAAGGCGAAGTGATTGGTGTTAACACTGCCATCCGCGCTGATGCTCAAGGACTCGGTTTCGCCATCCCCATTGAAACCGCCGCCCGCATCGCTAATGAACTTTTTACCAAAGGGCGTGTGGAACATCCCTTCTTGGGTATTGAAATGGCAGACCTTTCTCCCATCAGAAAAAAGCAGATTAATCAAGAAAATCAACTGAACATTCAGCAGGAAGCTGGGATTGTGATTAAAGGAGTCACAGATGATTCCCCAGCCAAGCGTGGAGGACTGCTTCCTGGAGACGTGATTCAAAAAGTTAACGGTAAACCAGTCAAAATCTCAGCCCAAGTTCAGAAGCTGGTAGAGTCCAGCAAAGTTGGGGACATAATAGCTATCGAAGTCAACCGTAACGGTAAAATTCAAACCTTCAAAGTACAATCAGGAGCTTATCCTGAAACGAAGTAGTCAAAATAATTCATAATTGATAATTCGTAATTCGTAGTTGCAAGACGCTGGCAGACTGTCTTGTTAACCACTGAATTTTTAATTTAGTGTGGGCTGCTATACCCTTTTTAATTACGAATTACGAATTACGAATTAGTACTTATTTGGTCAATAGTCCCAGAATATTTGACTACTGACTATTGATTATTGACCATTAGACAAATGCTCTAACTGCATTCTTTGTTCCATCTGGCGCAGAAAATACCCTGTCATCATGGCCGACGCTAGAAGCCCAGCTAAATTCTCCCGATCTGTTGTGATTTGCACGTTGAAACTTTCTGGCGGGAGCATTCCCACAAGCCCTTGGACATTTTGCGAGATGATTTGTTTAATTTCAGGGCTGGCGGACTGAGCAATCCTCGCTAAAACATCAGGAGACTGATGCTGTAGATATTTGAGTAACTGATTGGGGTATTGCTCAGAGTGGTCGGAAAGAAGTTGATTAGGGTGTTCCTCAGAGTTGTCATTTAAAAAGTCAGGATTAAACACCATTGGCAGTTTTATTTAGCTTAATTGCTAACTCTACTCTAAACCATAGTACAAGGGTAGCGCATTCACCACAGGTATAAGTCAAGAGGAGGGGGAATGGGGAATGGGGAATGGGGCACTGTTTATTCTCTTTGTCTCCCTCATCCCCCTCATCCCCCTCATCTCCCTCATCCCCCACTCCCTACTCCCTACTCCCCACTCCCCACTCCCTCCAGTTCTAGTTCTAGTTCTAGTTGTTCTTCCTTCTGGCTACTGGAAAGTATTTGCGGGAGTTGCTCTATTTGAAAATATTGATGAAATTTTGGGGTTACTTGCAGTGAATAGGAGCGAGAATCGCTGTCTCGACGCTTGCGGATGAAACCAAGTTCTACAAGTTCTGGAACGTGCTGATATACTCCTGAACCGCGCAGGTTAATCAAGTCGCTCTGGAGTATGGGACTATTAAGGGCGATCGCAGCTAAAGTCCGCAATGCACCTACACCTAATTCTACTGGTATCATCGTTTGCACTAAGTCATGAAAATCAGACCGTAGTTGCAAACTGTAACCATCTGAAGTTTCTACTACCTCTAAGGCGCTATCTCGGTGAGCATAGTTGTCCATTAGTTCAATTATGCCTTCTTTGACAGTGGCGCGATCGCACGCGGCATACTCGGCGATTTCGCCGAGCGACAAGGGTTTGCCCTTTAAATACAGAATTGCTTCTATCTTCGTCGCTGTGGCTGTAATCATTTAGTCATTAGTCATTGGTCATTGGTGATTAGTCATTAGTCATTCGTCATTAGTACATGACAACTAATAATCAACAAGTGTGTGGCATCATATCGTAAATTGTCAAAATATTGTTTGATACTCTCAAATTGGGGATTGGGCATGGGGCACTTGTACTGAGCGAAGTCGAAGTATTGGGTATCGGGCAGGAGGCAGAAGTTCTTTAATTTTGAATTTTGAATTTTGAATTGATTTCTCCCCACTTTCTCAAAAGCCTCTAGTTGTGAGAATAAATTCTGCGATCGCTAAATCTTGGGGAGTTGTCACTTTTAAATTTGTCTCTTCTCCCTCGACAATTCGCACTTCAATACCGCACTTTTCAAATAGAGCCGCGTCGTCAGTTACTTCCCAACCTTGACGGACACCTTCAGCGTGGCACTGTTTCAACAACTTGACATCAAAACCTTGGGGAGTTTGTGCCGCCCATAATTGCCGTCTATCAGGTGTTTTTTGAATTATGCGTTGTTCATCGACAACTTTAATGGTGTCTTTGACGGGTACACCAGCAATTAAACCCGGACAATCGCGAATGGCTTGGGCACAAGAGTTAAATAAATCCGGTGTGGCCAGGCATCTAGCCCCATCATGAATCAACACTTGTTCTGCGGCTACTGGTAGCGCCTGCAAGCCATTGTAAACAGATTCTTGACGGGTGGAACCACCTGTAATCAATTCCACTGGTTTAGTCAGCTTCAGATCGGCGAGAATTGCGTTGAAGTCTGGCCAATCGGTAGGCTGAGAAATAATTCCGATCCAACTGATTGTATTGGCGGCTTCTGCGGCTAATAGAGTCCAGGCAATAATTGGTTGCGATCGCACGAGTAGCAGGAGTTTATTGCGGTTACTCCCCATTCTTTTTCCGGTTCCCGCAGCTGGAATTAGTAAATACACAGAATTCCTCAATCTTTAAGCTATATATTTTCCCCTAAAATAGGGAGCGAGTAAGCGTCAATAAATATTATGCGAGTAGTAGCCCTTGTACCTGGCGGAATTGGCGACCAAATTCTCTTTTTTCCGACTCTAGATGACCTCAAGCGCAATTACCCTAACGCTCAGATAGATGTTGTTGTTGAACCCCGGTCAAAGGCTGCCTACCGAGTGAGCAAGTCAGTTCACGAGGTACTGCCCTTTGATTTTCAAGACCGTAACAGTCTGGCAGATTGGGGTAACTTGGTGGGGACAATTCGCGATCGCGAATACGATGTTGCCATTGCTGTTAAGCAAAATTGGTTGATGGGTCTTTTAGTCTGGTTGACAGGAATTACCACACGCATTGGCTACCAAGGCAAAGGAGCGGTTTTTCTTACCAACGCTGTGCCATTCAAACCATCCCAGTATGCGGCGGCATTATATCATGATTTGCTGCAACCATTAAGCATAAAAACCCCTGTCCCAGAATTAGCAGTAAATGTGCCAAAAACAGATATTGACTGGGCAGAAAAGGAACAAAAACGCTTAGGGGTGCATGAAACAGGTTATATCTTGATTCATGGCGGTTCTGGCCAGTTATCCCAGGCTAAAGAACTGGATAAAATCTACCCTGTGGAGAAGTGGCACCAAATTATTCAAAGCTTCCAAGAGAAGCAACCGGATCTGCCTGTGGTGGTCATTAAGGGAGTTGACGATGAGCAGTTTGTGCGATCGCTTTTGGGGTCTTCTCCAGATATCAAAGTGACTGCCCCAAATGATATTGGTAAGTTAGCTGCCATAATTGCCGGGGCAAATCTGATGTTGTCTACTGATAGTGCGGCACTACAACTGAGTGTTGCAGTCCAAACCTATACCATCGCCCTATTTGGACCCACTGATCCAGCTAAGTTGTTGCCGAGAAACGATAAATTCTTGGCCATTGAATCCCCCACAGGAAAAACGGCGGATGTTTCACCAAACGCAGTTTTGGAGAAAATTTGGGGCGGCTAAACCAGCAGTTTGTCTCAATTTCTGCAATTAGTCTATTGGATATCCAATATAGTTATGCGTTTGTTGAATGACCGCAAAACCTGGACGTGACAGCTAGATTTTGCGGTTATTCAGGATTAAAATATCTCAAAAAAAGCATCCTCTAATTCATAACCCAGCATTTGGGCCATAGACTTCAGCCGCGAGAGGCTGGGGATATTTTGTTGTTTGAGCCAATCACCTAAAATAAAGATTTTGTGCATCAAGAATATTTCTAAGGCTTCAGGATTGTACTGAATGCCTTCTTTGGAACTGAACTGGTGTGGTACAAGCATGGCGCTATAACGAGCAAATTCTCCAGCTTTCCAATCTAGTAAAAATGGTAACCAGGGGTATTTGGCATCTAGGCGCACAAACCACAGCCGCACCTCTGGAATTTCTGAGAGTTCCCGTGGATCGCCAGGTTCGAGTTCATAATTGATATCAAAGCGTAGCTGCTGTTCATGGGATGCGGCCCCATCTTGCAGCAGTTGTTCAATCACCGTTGACGCAGGCGACAGATCCAGATTGTTAATGAAGTTATTATTGAGTGCGATCGCAATTGTCTTTGATTCAGCAGCCACTTTTTTGATGCTCAACTGTAGGATCGACAATCTACAGTAGCAGCTTTCAGGGATTGACGCTAGATTAACCTTTAGAAATAAATTAGTATTTACTAATACTTTCTTTGCTGATAATTGGTCAACCCATACAAGGTCTGTACACAAGTTTGAGCTTCTCTAATTTATTTGATACTTTTGCTTAATTTCCGCTCG
It includes:
- a CDS encoding glycosyltransferase family 9 protein, which encodes MRVVALVPGGIGDQILFFPTLDDLKRNYPNAQIDVVVEPRSKAAYRVSKSVHEVLPFDFQDRNSLADWGNLVGTIRDREYDVAIAVKQNWLMGLLVWLTGITTRIGYQGKGAVFLTNAVPFKPSQYAAALYHDLLQPLSIKTPVPELAVNVPKTDIDWAEKEQKRLGVHETGYILIHGGSGQLSQAKELDKIYPVEKWHQIIQSFQEKQPDLPVVVIKGVDDEQFVRSLLGSSPDIKVTAPNDIGKLAAIIAGANLMLSTDSAALQLSVAVQTYTIALFGPTDPAKLLPRNDKFLAIESPTGKTADVSPNAVLEKIWGG
- a CDS encoding CRR6 family NdhI maturation factor → MAAESKTIAIALNNNFINNLDLSPASTVIEQLLQDGAASHEQQLRFDINYELEPGDPRELSEIPEVRLWFVRLDAKYPWLPFLLDWKAGEFARYSAMLVPHQFSSKEGIQYNPEALEIFLMHKIFILGDWLKQQNIPSLSRLKSMAQMLGYELEDAFFEIF